One genomic region from Microcystis panniformis FACHB-1757 encodes:
- a CDS encoding Tic22 family protein, producing MKSLIRWTATLGLVGTTMLTSLLGSYSKALALPEEQIVKTLQSVPVFAIADDQGGPLIVVEKEQKFTPVFISQQDAQNFFERLKKENPEVASKGKVQPFSLADVYKMQASQTEQNRLMIYFVPKESEVESAKKLLSERGQQYQGGVPLFVLKARKEGSFLMIRPDNQDVIPLFFEKATALQMVEQYKKDNPAEAATVKIDVVPLETVIASLQQSNDEFFTKIILFPSQEMLNFIRANINQNAPNQPPANQPRPNNNTNNRPAPNR from the coding sequence ATGAAATCTCTCATTCGTTGGACGGCAACCCTTGGTTTAGTAGGAACGACAATGTTGACTTCGCTGCTGGGCAGCTACTCTAAAGCACTCGCTTTACCGGAAGAACAAATCGTCAAAACCTTGCAGTCTGTACCTGTCTTCGCTATTGCCGATGATCAAGGAGGTCCCCTAATTGTCGTAGAAAAAGAACAGAAATTCACGCCAGTTTTTATCAGTCAGCAGGACGCACAGAACTTTTTTGAACGACTGAAAAAAGAGAATCCTGAAGTAGCTAGTAAAGGTAAAGTTCAGCCTTTTTCCTTGGCAGATGTCTATAAAATGCAAGCCAGTCAAACCGAACAAAATCGTTTAATGATCTATTTTGTTCCCAAAGAGTCGGAAGTAGAATCGGCGAAAAAACTGCTCAGTGAAAGAGGTCAACAGTATCAAGGTGGTGTACCTTTATTTGTGCTGAAAGCGAGAAAAGAGGGTAGTTTTCTGATGATCAGGCCCGATAATCAGGATGTTATTCCTTTATTCTTTGAAAAAGCCACCGCTTTGCAAATGGTAGAACAATACAAAAAAGATAATCCCGCAGAAGCGGCCACGGTAAAAATTGATGTTGTTCCCCTAGAAACTGTCATCGCCAGCCTACAACAAAGCAACGATGAATTTTTTACTAAAATTATCCTCTTTCCTAGCCAAGAAATGCTTAATTTTATCCGAGCAAATATTAACCAAAATGCTCCCAACCAACCCCCGGCAAATCAGCCACGCCCTAATAATAATACCAATAATCGCCCCGCCCCCAATCGTTAA